From the Sardina pilchardus chromosome 11, fSarPil1.1, whole genome shotgun sequence genome, the window ttgagcaacccctcaaaattattttagtgcttatatgatgTTTtcaataaaccgtctaggagaagtgtttcaaaatacatgatgtacAAAAatcaatcataatcataactcaaagtcttctaagattcactatatagtttaaatgtaaaacttgtaaagattcatacaacacatatgcccaccaaatctgggccatttccatgaatatatgtgtcaaccacaacagacaacgtgctaggtggcgctatagagtcccatagccacacccttggccagagctctgtcgctgagtagcgttaccaattccacacatagctgccaaatttcaagagtgtTTCAGAGCAtaccaagttggtgaaaaaaggcaaaacgtggcccagaagaaatttaatctgagtAAAAACAATAGGGTTttgcacctcggtgctcgggccctaaataatCCAGATGAAATACTGGCTCAATCTTGCCATCTGGTGGGGGAAAGTGTATTCTCAAACTCAGGTTTGGGTGAAGACTGGTCATATCACCTCCCAATTCAAATCTTTCAGAAAGACATTGTGGTTTATTTGTTTTAGAAAATCTTTATTGCCGGATACAGGTATGTGCATCATTGTGACAATGCCTTTCATAACATTGTTGTTACCCACcaaaaacagatagatagatagataggtagataagGTAAATGAATAATTTATTATCCAAAACCTATAGTCCTAAGCTTGTTAACCTGACAATACAATAATTGTCATAATATTGTCATAATTTCCCAGGATAGAGACAAAGACAATACTGTAGCACAAAAAAGTTTAGTTTGTTACAAGACAATTCTTTGACCTGACCTCCATGTTGAGGCTAAAGTAGGCTGAAGTTCCTTTGTTTGAAGTCGAAGAatgcagtgatttatttgcaattGCTGATTACCTTGTAAAGATTAGACCACACATATGAAAGAAGCAGCAATGAAAATAGATTGTATGTTCAGAACATAATTTATCACTGGAAAACAATGACCTTCTTCAGACTGCATGTGCGTACTACTATTCCCCGATATGagccacaataaacaaacattcTCAGAGTTCTCAGCTTCAATACTCTACCTACTCATCCTTTCAGTAACTTAAAACTAGcctagacctacagtatataacctGCTATTAAATGTAAAACTATAGTTAAAGATACTGCTGACAGGTATTTGGCAGgttcttttatccaaagtgacacagATATACAAGTTCTTCAACCAATAAAAGATGAATAATAGTTTCGGGGCGCTCATATGCTTCTCCTGACTCATCTCTTTATCCAGTCAGCGCTAAACACGCACCGTGGATATGCTCAAGGTTTCTGTCCATTAAACGGGAGTTTTTCTTTGAATTTCTTTTGCTTTGTCACCTTACTGTTTGTTCTGGGGGTTGATGATGATTTTACGTTTCAGCTGAGATCTGTCAAGCACCTTGAGACATATTCATTGTGCCACTAAATGGAACTGAATTGCACTGAAAATATTGTCATGCAGTTACAGACTTTTTGTCAAGACATAAAATAGCCTGAAGTAAAACAAGATGCAAGATGGCCCTCCTCATAGTTATCCTTGAGATCTTTAAAAGTGTCCTTTAAATTGAGAGGTTCACCCAGGAACACCGTCTACAGTAGTGAAAATTATTTAGTGTACTTGCCTGCATTGCATGCCTCTCAAAAGGCTGCTCAGTGTTGCTACCTGCAGGCTGGGTACATGTATAACATGAGGACCAAACatggtaagggtacatgaattgtCATGAATttacatgtatgcatgcactACTTCATGTATTAATATCGGACTTCACTTTTCATGCATGACCTCAAGCATAAACAACGCATACATTTAAACATTAGTTGATTaaggctacagtatatcatcatGAATAGTTTAATAAGTATCTTGatgatgcatactgtacatgctaaaACATTAACACTCAAATGAACAATAGGCCAATCTATCacaggatatatatatatatgaaatccACAGAGTgaaagcagagagggttaaagcggactTTGGTGAAAGTCATTGGAGATGGGAGGGGTTTATATCTGTTATGAGACCGCCACCTCTCCCCAGCATTCTAAATCAATTGCACCATATTGCTATGTAGCTTAGAATTTTGTTACATTAGtccatattttgtgtagttTATATCAGAACCcctgacataggctacagtccAAATACCAATAATGCAACTTCAGAGTGTTGCCTTTCATTTGAGTAATTTGGGGAATGGGGTTTAAGGTatagcatatacagtaggaaTGGGGTTTAAAGTATAGTTTAAAGTATAGCATATATGAATGGGGTTTAAGGCATAGCATAGGAATGAGGTTTAAGGAATACTATAGGAATGGAGGAAGAACGCACTTGACAACTTTGAACATGCACTTCAAAGAGAAAAGTTTCACAGCGTATGTTTGGGTCTATTTGCTTTATTGCATataaaaaatgacaaatgtaCAACACatataaaaaagtaaaaattgtTTTTACTCGTGAGAGtatcaaagtgctttacaaattTCTGCCTCATTCAtctattcacacaaacataccgaTGGCAGAGGCTGCCAAGCAAGGTGCCAACCTACAGACCGGAAGTTTTACTGGGgttcagtgtcttgctcaaggacacttagGGACAGGAGGAATCAGGCTCAAACCTGCAACCCTTTGGTTGCCGAGTGACTCCTCTACCTCTTCTGCCACATATAATTCATGAGGAAGTAATCTTTATTTTTATGTATACAACCCGAAACCAAGAAGACACCCCCCAAAAACACCTAAAATGAAATCATCATTACATGATATATGTGCATAATTGAACTTGGCACGATTGTATCTATGTACCTCATCTGTTTAATTAGTGATAAAGTCTGTAAACCCAACCTTGGCTAGAAACTAAATGTTTAGCTTGAACACAACTCTACACTCTATTCTATACCAACATCCTGTGCATGTAAGACATCTGCCTTAAAAGTCAGAGGTTGGCAGTGGCTTATACGCAATCTTAGGTCGCTTTGTGTAGATCACTGCACCACACAGCATGGCAGAAACTATCAGCAGGCATCCAGCGATGAAAACCAGATTCATGTTCAAACCATTATTTAGCACTGTAAGAAAACAGTTAAACAACAGTTACAAACTGCATGCCATGTATGGTCTGTTTGTCTTAAGAAACCGAATCATAAGGACATCTTATGAGTATGACATCAAACTGTGACGTATAACTGCATTTTGTGATGACCCTGGAGAGATTCACAAGAGGACAGTCACCTGTGCTTGGAGCATCTCTGGTGTCTGCGCTCCTGCCGAGCCGCACGGGACCCTGGGAAATGTAGTGACTGGTGGTCTGAATGGGAGCCTCTCTCCTGTGATGGTGATGCACTGCAGGTGAGGCAGTGGCATTGGTGCAGCCTTGAGAACACCTGGTGTTGGGGTTTCCAGCCTCACACAGTATCACCGAACAGGTGATGAAAACCTACGGACAGAGAAACCATTTCTAGCACTGATTACAAATGAAAACAGAACATGTATAAGTAAATGTGGTGTGTTCGTCCAGGCATCTGTTACCTGGTCATGCCATCCGATGAATTTAAATGCCTTCATTCCAAACTTGACTTTATTGTCATGGTTTGAGTAGAACTTCACAGTTTCATCTTTCTTGCATCTGTGTGAAGAGATGAGATTGTTTGACTGTAATGGGAGAAGTAGCAAAGAAACATGACAAAGACCCCCAAGTATCCACAGCAGCCCATGTCAAACTTACCCATTTTCAATGATGGTATAGGAAGTATGGGCCTGAGGGTCATCACTGGGACTGGCCTTGCAAGACTCCACAAAGAGCTCAGTGTTGTTGACTGAAGACATGCCTTCAATCTGCATGTACATCATCTCACCAAGGCCGTACTCCAGGGGATAGGAGTTGGGGTTCTTCCGATATTGGAACTGACTTGAGTGGAAGAACTCAAACTGATAACTGAACGTTCCGAATCCTTTTTGCATGAATACGTAAGGGCCTCTGTGAGTGTCAAACTCTAGGGTCACACTGCTTCTCTTAGGGTACTTGCAGAAGAACTGAAACTCCACCTGGTTGATTCTGGTTATGACATCGTTTTGGTTATCAAATGACACAATTTCATTCTTGAAGAAGAGACTGTCTTGATcttcctttttaaaaagaaataggGGAGAGCATGTTCATTTTCTAAAGATACTTTGAACAGAAATTTGGTTGGCCTAAAGAAAGTTTACTTACCTCCACTGTAGTACCACATGTGTTAAGGGACATGTTGGCAAAGACATGGGTGCCATTGGAGTAGAGAGTGCAAGATGGGTCATTGAGGCGCAAGTGATCCACATGTAGCTGGATGCTCTCTGATATTGATGTTTCCAGCTCAATAGCCATGAAATTCTCAGTACAAATCACATTGGCTTCAGGAGCTGTGGGTGTCAGATAATAGCGTATTACATTAAGTAGtcaagcatgtactgtatcctTTAGTATTTTACCAATTTCTTGGAATAATGAAAATCACAAACCAAATTGATGATGTTCAACCTCAACAACGACACATCTCATCTCAGACTGGTAGAAGTTGCCACTGAAATGAAATACATTGACTGCTTACCACTGACACATTTTACTGTAGACATTTTAATTTGGACTGGTATTGCCACCAATGACAGAAAGGGATAGAGCGCTGTCTAATTTGAAAGCTCAATCCTGAGAGAACTACTACTTCCTGTTAAACAGCAAAGAAATCAGTGTGAAAAGGTTTATATTGATAACATTTATGCGAAATCATATTTCGTTCTTCATATTCGTTACATGCAATTTAGGGAAACAAATATTTTAGTCGTACACACAACATttcaacacaacataacaaacaTTGCAGTCTCTCAGCTTACCCCAATCTGCTCTCAGCAATAAAACAGATGGGAAAATGCTGGCCAAGGTCATCAGTCCTGGGTGTCCATCTCAGGACAAATTCCCCAGAGGTGGTTCTGTCCTTTGTGATGTTTAGAGGGCCACTTATAATGAGATCACGGACCCTTCAAGACAGGACAAACATTATGTAATTACTGAAGATAGGGTAATAGCTTATCGACATGACCACCTAATatcaacaaacagacacacatgcacaaactatGTGGAGGTCTACTTACACTGAGAAAAAAGCTGTCGCATTTATTCTGATTTCTAGCTCCCGGTTGATGGCAGCATGAAGTCGCTCTCTGTTGTTTGGAGTGGGATGCAAGAACTTGGGCAAGTACTCTCCCTCATTGCAGGATGGAACTGTGTTATCAACTGTGATAACAATAAATCATTAATAACTAGTGCATTTGTGATTCGTGAGAACAAGACAAGAAAATGTGTATTTTCATCAAGTCTTACCGTAGACAACAAATTGTAGTGGAAGTCGACTCAATGGAGTGCCATAATGTGACCAAGGGGTAGTCGTTGCTGGGAGGCTAGTCGTAGTACTTGTAGTCGTAGTCGTAGTTGTAGGTCTTGGAGTTGGAGCAGCTGTGATTCTTTGAGTTtggtaccaccaccaccatggagTTGTTGGGTTGGCTGCAGTAGTTGGAGCAGCTGTGGAACTTTGAGTTtggtaccaccaccaccatggagTTGTTGGGTTGGCTGCAGTAGTTGGAGCAGCTGTGGAACTTTGAGTTtggtaccaccaccaccatggagTTGTtggattggctgcagcagttgGAGCAGCTGTGATTCTTTGAGTTtggtaccaccaccaccatggagTTGTtggattggctgcagcagttgGAGCAGCTGTGATTCTTTGAGTTtggtaccaccaccaccatggagTTGTTGGGTTGGCTGCAGTAGTTGGAGCAGCTGTAGAACTTTGAGTTtggtaccaccaccaccatggagTTGTTGGGTTGGCTGCAGCAGTTGGAGCAGGTGTGATTCTTTGAGTTtggtaccaccaccaccatggagTTGTTGGGTTAGTCGTAGTCGTGGTTGTAGTAGTAGAGGGTGTGCTGCTGGCTGCTGGCCAAGGAGTGTATTGGTTGGTTGAGAGGGGTGTGCTAGTAGAGTAACCCCCCCACCAATTGGAACGCCGTTTGCGCGCTGCATGGAGTGGACCCCTAAAAGATGTTGTTCCGTCGCTGTAGGTGAGACTGATGTGCTGATTTGGGAAGTCCTCAACATACAGCTCAAAACCATAGTAGCCAGTGCTGCTACTGTAGGTATGGTGTAGATTGCAAGTATTCTgagaaaaaagataaaaatAATTGCCACATGTTGTCCCTGTGAGTGCTactaaatattgtgtgtgtttgtgtgtgtgtgtgtgtgtgtgtgtgtgtgtgtgtatgtgtgtgtgtgtgtgtgtgtgtgtgtgtgtgtgtgtgtgtgtgtgtgtgtgtgtttgtgtgtgtgagtgagagaggggaaagaaaagacaaaaacaggcagacagagagggcacatatgcacatgtgtgcgaTATTTCTGGGAGACTCTTACTTGATCAAGGTAAAAGCCTGAGGGTAGATTCCTATTGGTTCCACATCTGAACTGATCACCATCTGGATCACAACCTATGAAGTTATATGCACGTGGACAGTTCCGTGGCACACTGAAGAAGATTTGGAAGCTTGTGTTAGTAAAATTCCaacaacttttaacattcaataTTGACTTTAACATCAACACTTTAACAATAACTTTGTCAATACATTTATCTTTTAACTTCTGTGATTTAATGTCaatcaacacatactgtatgtgatatcAAACTAATCATACGcaatgagacacacattttgaaAGACTCTGAATATAAAGACTTTAAGAGATAAAATGAAGATTTTACCGGACAAATGATATCATGGTTGCATGTGGAGAACGGTTCGGTTCAGTCGTGTCAGATCGAACTCCAAGATCTACCAAGATTGGAAGATCCCACCATCCAATACCATTTCTCAGGGAGATCCAACAACAACTACGTGCACTAAAATAGGGATAGGATGAAGATGATGTCACAAGAGATACATAATTGTAATTTGACCATAAAATCAACCACTTTCTGCAATCTCCCATTCCAAACTTTAGCTCCAGTCAAACATGTAATAACATGATAATTCTGATCATATTTCATGATTTTgataaaaatcataattttgaTCATTAAGTTTTCTTTGGACAGTCATAATAGAAATACTCCAATTCTAGTTCttccaaaatagcctaaatGAATGCACTTACGTCAGCTGAAAAGGCTTATCACTCGAAAGGCTTCTTGTCATAACTCCTTCCTTTTGACACCAATTGTATTGGGATGGATATCTTCCATTACTCTGATCTATTATTCCTTGTTCCAGATTTGTCTGAAATCCACAATTTCCACTTCTACAGTTGCTCCAGTACGTAGAAGAATAGCAACTATCAAAAGTGTGCTTGTAGCGGAAATCCACCTTGAGTAAAATATGATATCATCTTTGTCAGTGAGGAACAAGCATTCATTTTTACAGAAACATATTTCTAAACTCTTTTTATATGGAACCTCTGAGGTGTCATTGCAAGATCTTTCTTTTGATCATATCCAGAAAACATGCGCTCTCTaaattgtgtgctcattttGCTACATTATGCTCTCAATTTAGTAAATTGTGTGCACATAGCAAATTCTGCGCACATTTTAGCTCAATTTGCTAAATAaatgcacaatttagtaaaacaagcacacagtTTACTAAATTGAGCACACGGTCTAGCAAAATGAAACTACAATTTACTTACATGTAAACGATGGCATTATGTTGTAAAACAAGAGCATACAATACAAAATTTGCTCACAATCTAAAataatttagtaaaatgagcacaTAATATgtgataatattaataataattagcAAAATATTATTCTCTcgttataaaaaaaatcttacaATGACACCTCCTGATTCCGTACTAAGCTCAATAAGAAAATAATGTCTAACTTGAGATAAGGATCTGTATGTCCTAACATGGTAGTGCTCCTCACTAAGGCAGCGATGCATGATAGCATGAGCTATTTGTATATgccagagagagtgaaacaaaTTAACTAGAAATCTTCCCTcagtttgtgtgtcagtgtgcagtGAAACCAGAGTGTCTGTACAAACGGCTTAGGATTGCAGTGCTGTTTCTTTGTCACACATGTACACTTCGGGAAGGGTGAGAACACTTCACATTTGTATACGCACATAGTGACAGAAATTGTGAGTCTAACAAAGTCTATATTCTGTTCCATTTTAAAGAGAAAATGCCAATGTTAGATGTGAGTGACTAACATTTGATTCAGAAATCACATTACAGGTATTTGGAGGTAAACTGACTTCATGTTCAATGTTGTAAAATAATCTCGCAATTTATCTACTCACTATCCTGAAAGTAATATGAAACAATGTTATCTTAAACAAGAGCCCTACCCTGTATGATCCAT encodes:
- the LOC134095716 gene encoding uncharacterized protein LOC134095716 gives rise to the protein MSLHTLVLLLLLVSITSASHFWGGTISFTPKGRNPDGSYRVDFRYKHTFDSCYSSTYWSNCRSGNCGFQTNLEQGIIDQSNGRYPSQYNWCQKEGVMTRSLSSDKPFQLTARSCCWISLRNGIGWWDLPILVDLGVRSDTTEPNRSPHATMISFVRVPRNCPRAYNFIGCDPDGDQFRCGTNRNLPSGFYLDQNTCNLHHTYSSSTGYYGFELYVEDFPNQHISLTYSDGTTSFRGPLHAARKRRSNWWGGYSTSTPLSTNQYTPWPAASSTPSTTTTTTTTNPTTPWWWWYQTQRITPAPTAAANPTTPWWWWYQTQSSTAAPTTAANPTTPWWWWYQTQRITAAPTAAANPTTPWWWWYQTQRITAAPTAAANPTTPWWWWYQTQSSTAAPTTAANPTTPWWWWYQTQSSTAAPTTAANPTTPWWWWYQTQRITAAPTPRPTTTTTTTSTTTSLPATTTPWSHYGTPLSRLPLQFVVYVDNTVPSCNEGEYLPKFLHPTPNNRERLHAAINRELEIRINATAFFSVVRDLIISGPLNITKDRTTSGEFVLRWTPRTDDLGQHFPICFIAESRLGGNFYQSEMRCVVVEVEHHQFAPEANVICTENFMAIELETSISESIQLHVDHLRLNDPSCTLYSNGTHVFANMSLNTCGTTVEEDQDSLFFKNEIVSFDNQNDVITRINQVEFQFFCKYPKRSSVTLEFDTHRGPYVFMQKGFGTFSYQFEFFHSSQFQYRKNPNSYPLEYGLGEMMYMQIEGMSSVNNTELFVESCKASPSDDPQAHTSYTIIENGCKKDETVKFYSNHDNKVKFGMKAFKFIGWHDQVFITCSVILCEAGNPNTRCSQGCTNATASPAVHHHHRREAPIQTTSHYISQGPVRLGRSADTRDAPSTVLNNGLNMNLVFIAGCLLIVSAMLCGAVIYTKRPKIAYKPLPTSDF